From a single Lolium rigidum isolate FL_2022 chromosome 7, APGP_CSIRO_Lrig_0.1, whole genome shotgun sequence genomic region:
- the LOC124677440 gene encoding uncharacterized protein LOC124677440, producing the protein MELDLDIATTRKKLEDEVLGTWLWDKELDSIVKEQQERDEEGNYEYYEPDEPHEPYDDEEEELHYGSAGYGYMFRYEDGHPFYAADMEERWENQMQFPPMPTAEKSHPLSRVWKGSLRVEGPCQLDLNLVSTQSLLPPLPIWENRWVNKKENEPCRRAIQVFSLNLLPPRDDTVEIYGMFAFRDIRNPGLRNIVFEYPRDKPCKLKPGASKLQPLLTAHQGIYATMKGYIGTSILVTTAASI; encoded by the exons ATGGAGTTGGATCTGGACATAGCAACTACGAGAAAGAAATTAGAGGACGAGGTGCTCGGCACTTGGCTttgggacaaggagctggactccATCGTGAAGGAGCAGCAAGAGCGAGACGAGGAAGGCAATTACGAGTACTACGAGCCGGACGAACCACACGAACcatacgacgatgaagaagaggagctcCATTACGGTTCAGCGGGATACGGGTACATGTTCCGCTACGAGGACGGACACCCCTTTTACGCCGCCGACATGGAGGAGAGATGGGAGAATCAGATGCAGTTTCCTCCCATGCCCACCGCCGAGAAATCACATCCCTTATCGAGAGTATGGAAAGGGTCCCTTCGTGTCGAGGGCCCGTGTCAGCTCGATTTAAATCTGGTATCTACACAAAGCTTGT TGCCTCCATTGCCAATATGGGAAAACCGTTGGGTGAACAAAAAGGAGAACGAGCCTTGTCGACGGGCTATCCAAGTATTCAGTTTGAATTTATTGCCTCCTCGTGATGACACAGTTGAGATCTATGGTATGTTTGCATTCCGAGATATACGAAACCCCGGACTACGGAATATTGTCTTTGAATACCCAAGAGACAAACCATGCAAGCTTAAGCCG GGTGCTTCCAAGCTTCAACCTCTACTTACCGCACATCAAGGCATCTATGCG